One Odocoileus virginianus isolate 20LAN1187 ecotype Illinois chromosome 4, Ovbor_1.2, whole genome shotgun sequence DNA segment encodes these proteins:
- the QTRT2 gene encoding queuine tRNA-ribosyltransferase accessory subunit 2, whose protein sequence is MKLNLTKVVNGCRLGKIKNLGKTGDRTMDIPGCLLYTKAGSAPHLTHHTLHKIHRVPAMAQLTLSSLAEHHEVLAEYKEGVGKFIGMPELLLYCSLHDPVSPCPAGYVTNKSVSVWGVGGRVEMTASKFMAIQQALQPDWFQCLSDGEATCDEATSVKRARKSVDRSLLFLDNCLKLQEESEALQKSSIIGVIEGGDVTEERLRSARETAKRPVGGFLLDGFQGNPETLETRLHLLSSVTAELPEDKPRLICGVSRPDEVLECIERGVDLFESFFPYQVTERGCALTFSFDYQPNPEETLLQQDGTQEEIKYVDQTKKSKTTSCNQEMTSFEINLKEKKYQEDFSPLVRGCSCYCCKNHTRAYVHHLLVTNELLAGVLLMMHNFEHYFGFFHSIREALKSDRLAQLKELIRQQAS, encoded by the exons ATGAAGCTAAATCTTACCAAGGTGGTTAATGGCTGTCgccttggaaaaataaaaaaccttggCAAAACAGGGGACCGCACCATGGACATCCCAGGCTGCCTTCTATACACCAAGGCTGGCTCCGCTCCTCACCTGACCCACCACACGCTGCATAAAATCCACAGGGTTCCTGCCATGGCTCAGCTTACACTATCTTCACT GGCAGAACATCATGAAGTCTTGGCAGAATATAAGGAAGGAGTTGGAAAGTTCATAG GCATGCCGGAATTGCTCTTGTACTGTTCCCTGCATGATCCAGTCAGCCCGTGCCCAGCTGGTTATGTAACAAATAAG TCAGTGTCTGTGTGGGGTGTTGGAGGACGAGTAGAAATGACTGCCTCCAAGTTCATGGCCATTCAGCAGGCCCTTCAGCCAGACTGGTTCCAGTGCCTTTCGGATGGAGAGGCAACTTGCGATGAAGCAACTTCCGTAAAAAGAGCCAGAAAGTCTGTTGACCGATCGCTTCTCTTCCTGGATAATTGTCTGAAGCTACAGGAAGAGTCAGAG GCCCTCCAGAAAAGTTCGATCATTGGAGTGATCGAAGGTGGAGACGTGACGGAGGAGAGGCTGAGGTCGGCTCGAGAAACAGCCAAGCGGCCTGTTGGCGGCTTCCTTCTGGATGGCTTTCAGGGGAATCCAGAGACCCTGGAGACTAGACTGCACTTGCTGTCGTCAGTCACTGCAGAGCTGCCGGAGGACAAACCAAG GCTCATCTGTGGTGTTAGTCGGCCAGATGAGGTGCTCGAGTGTATTGAAAGAGGAGTGGACTTATTTGAGAGTTTTTTCCCTTATCAAGTGACAGAGCGGGGATGCGCCCTGACTTTCAGCTTTGATTACCAGCCGAATCCTGAAGAGACAT TATTACAACAAGATGGaacacaggaagaaataaaatatgtggatcaaacaaagaaaagtaaaacaaccAGTTGCAACCAAGAAATGACATCATTTGAAAttaatctgaaggaaaaaaa GTACCAGGAGGACTTCAGTCCTCTCGTGAGAGGGTGTTCCTGTTATTGCTGTAAGAACCACACTCGTGCGTACGTCCACCATCTGCTGGTGACCAACGAGCTGTTGGCTGGTGTCCTGCTTATGATGCACAACTTTGAACACTACTTTGGGTTTTTCCACTCCATCCGGGAAGCACTGAAAAGTGACAGACTGGCTCAGTTGAAAGAGCTCATCCGCCAGCAAGCCTCCTGA